The DNA region GCCAGCAGGCCGGTCAGCACCCCGATGGAGCAGCCGACCTCCAGAGCGCGGGCGTAGCGCTCACGCGGCAGGGCGGTGAGGGTGCGGGCGTACTTGGCGTGCTCGTACTCGCTCGTCTCGAAGTTCCAGGGGTCGGCGTTGGCGCGGTACACGTCCTCGAAATAGCCGTCGTCCAGGGTCTTGTCGGGGGGGGTCATGCGGGCACCTCCTGGGTCAGGACCTCATGGTACGTCTCGGTGCCGCTCAGCGCCCTCTCCACCAGGGTCGCGGGCAGGGTGAAGCCGTGCGGATCGTCCGCGATCAGGCCGAGCTGGGTGCGGTGGGCCAGGATCGCCCGCCGCTTGGGGGCCAGCCAGGGCCGCACGTCCAGCGTGAGGGGCCGGGTCTCGCCGGGGCGGGGGTGGTCGGCACTCTCGCCGCGCTCCTCCAGCCAGACCGTATAGGCCAGCCGCCGGACGGCGGGAAAGGCGCGGGCCGCCGAGAGCAGCGGTGCCCACGCCGCGCGGTGGTCGGGGTGGGGATCGCGTGCCCAGGGCAGCAGCAGCGTGCCGGGCGGGGCCTCCCGGAAGGCGGCGAGGGCACCCCCGGCGATGGCCCCGGCGCAGGCGTGCAGTTCGCCGTCGGGCAATCCCAGCGCCCGGGTTCGCGCCCCGGGGACGCCCAGCTCGGCCAGCCCCGCCCGCCACTCCGCGAGCCTTGCCCCGGCCAGCCGCTCACGCGGGTACGTCTGCGAGTTGGGATGAGACAGCCCCCCGTCGCTGAGCAGGAGCACCCACACCTCCTGCCCGGCTCCGGAAAGTGCGGCGATCAGGCCGCCGCACCCCAGCGCCTCGTCGTCGGGGTGGGGAGAGACGACCCAGACCGGGCCGGGGAGGGAGGATGGGGTCAGCGGCTCGCGGTGGCTCACCCCTCCTCCCAGGGGCTATTGCGGTCCTCGGGGGCGTCCAGCAGCCACGCGCCCACCGCCAGCCGCGCCGCGTCGGGGGCAGGCTGCCGGAGGTACATCCGCAGGTCGCGCAGCAGCCGCTCGGTGGGCCAGGGCGCCAGCAGGCCACGGGCACCCACCGCCCGCTCGGCGGCCTCGGCGGCGAGCAGGCAGGCGTCCTCGGTGGCGGTGCGGGCCAGGGCCACGTACGCGAGCAGGGGGGCAGGGTCAGCCCCGTCCGGCAGGGCGTCCATTCGTCTCTGGGCCTCGCGGGTGAGCTGCCAGGCTGCCTCCAGCCGCACCGCCACCTCCGCGAAGCGCAGGCGCTGCACGTCGTCCCCCGCACGGCCCAGGCCCCGCAGGACCGCCCGCGCCGAGGCGACCACGGCGTCCGCCCCGCCGAGTTGCACGGCCAGAAAACGCAGCGCCCCGCCGCCGAACTCGGGCTGGCGGTAGTAGTCGCCGGGCTGCCCGATCAGGTCCTCCTCCCTCACCTGCGCCCCGGTGTAGTCCACCCGGCCCGAGACGGTCGCCCGCATCCCCAGCGGCTGCCAGAAGGCGTGGTCGGGAGTGCCCGGCTCGCGCCCGGTGGGGAGCAGGACCATCACTCGGCCTCCCTCGGCCTCGGCGGGCAGCAAGGGGCGGGTCACGTGCCCCAGCCCGGAGGCGAAGGTCTTGCCGCCCGTGAGGGTCAGGCCCTCCGCCGCCCGCACCAGCCGCAGCCCCGGCCCGTCCTCGGTGTTCCACACGCCGAACAGCTCCCCGGCGTGGGCGTCCCGGGCGGCGCGGGCGAGCTGAGCGGGCGTGCCGTAGCGCTGGATCAGCCCCAGCGCGTTGACGTGGCCCTCGTAGACCCGGCCCACGGCCAGGCTGGCGCGGCCAATCTGCCGCAGCAGCCGCAGCAGCGCCTCGCCGCCCACGTCCCGGCCGCCCAGCGACGCGGGCAGGGGGGCGGTCAGCAGCCCCGCCCCCTGCAGGGCCTGGAAGGAGGCGGCGGGAAAGGCCCCGTCGGCGTCCCGCGCGGCGGCCTCGCCCTCCAACGCGGCGGCCACGGCGGCAGGCAGTCCGGCAAACGCAGCGTCCGGACGCTGCGGCGCCCCTGAAGTCCTGTCGGTCACCCCCGCACGATACGGCGTGGGGGACGCGGCGGGCGGTGGGGAATGACCCAGCGGGAGGGCAGGCCTGGAGAGGGGAAGCGACGGTCGGACTTCAGAGTGCCGCCGTCAGAAACGCGAGGAGGCCCGTGCTGCACGCGCACGGGCCTCCTGCAGATGCTTCTTGGTGGCGATGCCCGGACTTGAACCGGGGACCTAACGATTATGAGTCGTTCGCTCTAACCAGCTGAGCTACATCGCCTTGAAAAGTGCCCCGCGCAGTGGCGGGGCCTTGTGGTGGAGCTGAGGGGATTCGAACCCCTGACCTTCTGAATGCCATTCAGACGCGCTCCCAACTGCGCCACAGCCCCGAAGGCCCGGTTAGATTACAGCGGAGCTTCCACCTTGTCAACGCCCGGCCCGGCGCTGCGGGCCGCCAGCCGCACGTACCCCTCGATCAGGTGGACGACCACCGGGTTGTGCGTGTGCACGCCGTGGGCCTCGCCGGGGCCGCCCTCGTCGATAAAGTGTGCGATCACGGCAGCCTCGCCGTCGCGGGCGAGCAAAAAGGGACGCTGGCCCTCGGCGGCGATAGGGGGCAGGCCCGCGAGCGCGGCGCGGCGCAGCTCCACCCCGCGCGGGGTCAGGCGCTCCAGCCGCTCGGCCAGGGGCGTCTCGCCCGCCATGTAGACCCGCTGCCGGGCATTCAGCGTGAGGTCCTCGCACAGGCTGCGGATGGCCGCCTCCCCGTAAAGGTGGTACACCGCCTCGGGGGCGGGGTCGGGAGCGAGGCGCGAGAGGTCGCGGTCGAGCGCCCCGAGGCGGTCATCAAAGGAACGCCGCGCCCGCGCGAGGTACTCACGGGCACTCAGGGGGGCATATTCCAGCGGGTTCTGGCCGACCCGCGCGGCCAGGCCCCGGCCCTCAAGGCGTTCCAGGGTCTCGTAGATCTTGGGCCGGGGAATGCCTGCCTGCCGCGCCACGCGGGCGGGCACGGCGCGGCCGAGGGCAAGCAGAGCAGTGTAGGCCCGCGCCTCGTACTCGGTCAGGCCCAACGCTTGCAGGTGAATCACGGCGCTCATCTGCGCCCAGCATACGGGAAGCCCGGTGCGGGGTCCGGCCTTGGCGGGGTCCCCGCGCTCAGGCCGCCGTGTCCGGCGTGGCCTCCTCATCCGGCCGGGGGGCGAGTTGCCCGATGCCCAGCAGCAGCAACCCGATGACAGCGGTCGCCGCCCCCCGCAGCAGCCCGCCAAGGTCACCAAAGTCCAGGAACACCAGCTTCAACGCCCCCACCCCGAAGGCGGCCAGCCCCACCCACCAGCGCAGCGGGCGCCGCGACCGCCGGGCCTCTGCCAGCAGCGCCACCGCCGACGCCAGCAGCACGGCGGTCGAGGTCAGCGTGAACGGTCCACCGCCGCCCAGGAGAAACTCGGTGGTCCGGCCCGCCAGCGCGAGCAGCGCCAGGGTCAGGGCAGGCAGGGCCACGTCCTGCACCGGCAGGAGGCCGAGCCACCACTCGGCCTGATCGCGGTCGCCGCGAGGGTCCGGGCCACGTCTGAGCCGCCTCCATCCGGCAGGGGTGCCCAGCAGGGCCAGGGCGGCCCCCGTCGCCGCCGCACCCAGCAGGCGCCAGAGGCCCACGCCGGAACCCGCAGGCCCCTCCAGCATCGTCCCCACGCTGGCCAGCACTGCCACCCCCAGCACCGGCCAGGCCCGCCAGGGGGGCCGAGTCTCGCCGGGCAGGGCCGCGAGGACCACCGCGAGAAGCGCGAGGAAGGGCGCGGCCCGTTCCTCCACCCCGTCCACCTCCGGCCCAGTCAGGAGGCCCAGGGCAGCGGTCCCCACGGCGAGCCCCTCCAGGCCCCGGCGCAGCCCGGCAGGCAGCAGCGGGCGGTGCACCCCGGCGAGGGCATACAGCAGCCCGCCCGCAAGCAGACCGTGCACCGCGAAGGCCCCGCCAGTGGGCGCGGAGACCACCCCCAGCGGGATCAGAAAGAGCCCGCCCGCCACCGCGCCCCACACCAGTGTGCCCGCGAGCCGCCCGCGCCCGGCGCGGTGCAGGGCCAGGGTCGCCGCCGAGAGCAGGACGACCACTCCGGCCGACGCGAGAAAGCGCGTTCCCGAGCCGAGGCTTCCCAGCCAGCCCCCCGACAGGGAGAACCCGTGCACCAGCGTCACCGAGGCCAGGCCCGCGACGGCGGCCCCCGCCCGCCCCGCCAGCACGAGGCCCCCGCCCAGCGCCAGGGCCGCCACGACGGGCGACGACGGCCAGGGGCCTAGCAGGTGATCGGCCAGGATCAGGCCCAACCCGGCAGCCCCCACCCCGCGCCACACCGGGGAGTGCAGGCCCGCCCCCAGCAGCGCCACCCCCGACGCCAGCCCCAGCAGCCGGGTGGAGGTCCGCCAGCCGTCCAGCCCCAGGGCCAGCGCCCCGCCCAGCGTGCCCACGCCGACGCCCAGCACCGCGTCCCGCAGCGCGGCGGCGCCCGGTCCCCGGCGGTGCAGCCCCAGCGCCAGCCCCCCGCAGATGGCCCCGACCCCCAGCAGCGTGGCAACCACGAGCGGCCGCGCCGCCCCCGGACCGTCGTCCAGAGCCCGCAGCAGCGGCGCCGCACCTGCCAGCCCCGCGAGCAGGACCCCGGCCGCTCCCAGGAGGACTCGCCCCGGCAGCCACGCGGGGACGGCAGCGGCCACGTCTTCCCGCTCGCCGCGCAGGGCGACCGCCAGCGCCGCGCACACCGCGCCCAGCAGCAGCCCGCCCCACAGCAGCGGGTGCCCGGCTTGCCCGTGAAGCTGCGTGGTGACGACCAGCCCCAGCAGTCCCACCGCCGGGAGGAGGGCCAGCAGGCCGCTGCCCGCAGGCCGCAGGCGCCGCTCCGCGAGGACGGTCGCCCCGGCCACCCCCAGCAACGCCAGCCCCGGAAAGGTCGGCTCCCCGAGGTTGTCGGCCAGCAGCCACGTCGCCAAGCTCGCGCCGCTGAGCGCCGTGGCGGTGCCCAGCAGTCGGCCCCGCGCGGCCCCGTGCAGACCGACCCCCAGGCTGAGCGCCAGAATCGCGGCCAGGACCGTGCCCGCCGAGGCCACCTCCGCCCCCACCAGTGCCCCCAGGCACAGGGCGAGGAGGCCGTACCCCAGCCCCCGCATCGCCTCCCCGATGACCGGCGCGGCCCGGCCCGCCGCCGCGTACAGGACCACGGCCAGGGCGGCGGCCACCCCCAGCAGCACCTCGCGGGTCAGGACGCCACTGCGGGCCAGCGCCGCGAGAAACCACGC from Deinococcus terrestris includes:
- a CDS encoding PIG-L deacetylase family protein, with product MSHREPLTPSSLPGPVWVVSPHPDDEALGCGGLIAALSGAGQEVWVLLLSDGGLSHPNSQTYPRERLAGARLAEWRAGLAELGVPGARTRALGLPDGELHACAGAIAGGALAAFREAPPGTLLLPWARDPHPDHRAAWAPLLSAARAFPAVRRLAYTVWLEERGESADHPRPGETRPLTLDVRPWLAPKRRAILAHRTQLGLIADDPHGFTLPATLVERALSGTETYHEVLTQEVPA
- a CDS encoding acyl-CoA dehydrogenase family protein, giving the protein MTDRTSGAPQRPDAAFAGLPAAVAAALEGEAAARDADGAFPAASFQALQGAGLLTAPLPASLGGRDVGGEALLRLLRQIGRASLAVGRVYEGHVNALGLIQRYGTPAQLARAARDAHAGELFGVWNTEDGPGLRLVRAAEGLTLTGGKTFASGLGHVTRPLLPAEAEGGRVMVLLPTGREPGTPDHAFWQPLGMRATVSGRVDYTGAQVREEDLIGQPGDYYRQPEFGGGALRFLAVQLGGADAVVASARAVLRGLGRAGDDVQRLRFAEVAVRLEAAWQLTREAQRRMDALPDGADPAPLLAYVALARTATEDACLLAAEAAERAVGARGLLAPWPTERLLRDLRMYLRQPAPDAARLAVGAWLLDAPEDRNSPWEEG
- a CDS encoding TrmB family transcriptional regulator, which codes for MSAVIHLQALGLTEYEARAYTALLALGRAVPARVARQAGIPRPKIYETLERLEGRGLAARVGQNPLEYAPLSAREYLARARRSFDDRLGALDRDLSRLAPDPAPEAVYHLYGEAAIRSLCEDLTLNARQRVYMAGETPLAERLERLTPRGVELRRAALAGLPPIAAEGQRPFLLARDGEAAVIAHFIDEGGPGEAHGVHTHNPVVVHLIEGYVRLAARSAGPGVDKVEAPL